A single region of the Thermotoga profunda AZM34c06 genome encodes:
- a CDS encoding mannose-1-phosphate guanylyltransferase produces MQNFPRYQDKTYCSNHQKKNTAPACVFASLNLPEDETIFIVPSDHYISQIDKFWQCVETAQKFIENHEGIITFGIVPTRVETAYGYIQSNERIESNIFRVIKFHEKPDHDTALLYIQKGNYFWNSGMFMYKNEYFIEQMKKHSPQVIEPFLRCTDIESIYQKVPSISIDYALMEKTDQIYMVKADFIWSDVGNFKSLKDLGTQNSNYTVLENSENVFVKTTKPTIVIGVDNLVIVESENGILVCDMDQLDKLRNALKKLDQK; encoded by the coding sequence ATTCAGAACTTCCCGAGATACCAAGACAAAACATATTGCTCGAACCATCAAAAAAAAAACACCGCACCTGCATGTGTTTTTGCAAGTTTGAATCTTCCAGAAGATGAAACAATCTTTATAGTTCCATCAGACCACTACATATCTCAAATTGATAAATTTTGGCAGTGTGTTGAAACGGCTCAGAAGTTTATTGAAAATCACGAAGGTATAATCACCTTTGGTATAGTCCCCACACGTGTTGAAACTGCATATGGTTATATCCAGTCAAATGAACGGATAGAAAGCAACATCTTTAGAGTCATTAAATTTCACGAAAAGCCTGATCATGATACAGCTTTGCTATATATACAAAAAGGCAATTACTTTTGGAACAGTGGCATGTTCATGTACAAAAATGAATACTTCATTGAACAGATGAAAAAACATTCCCCGCAGGTGATCGAACCGTTTTTGCGTTGCACAGATATAGAAAGTATTTATCAAAAAGTACCATCTATAAGTATAGACTATGCATTGATGGAAAAAACAGACCAGATCTATATGGTAAAGGCAGATTTTATTTGGTCTGATGTTGGAAACTTCAAATCACTCAAAGATCTTGGAACACAAAATTCGAACTACACAGTACTCGAAAACAGTGAAAATGTGTTTGTTAAAACCACAAAACCAACCATAGTGATAGGTGTTGATAACTTAGTAATAGTGGAAAGCGAAAATGGGATATTAGTGTGTGACATGGATCAATTGGATAAACTGAGAAACGCATTGAAAAAACTGGATCAAAAATAG
- a CDS encoding sugar transferase, with protein MKTMRLFLLDYAILWFLNWLLTKAVFTSLVFASISCTSLFAFRVYETEHLESINEQIVRTFIALIFSNAVKYIFYPVFKKSLTFDYIYIHIFLGTISVVLANWLFNSVFKTRIKPKKYIVIGREKEIGHILDEITRKTRGEYQFVQYINPSPTTLKEKIKTYDHVLVANYELYKHVDYLLENSTAKIEYLSELAERVLRRIPLEVIENFKEYYELEFQKAKESPMKRIIDILGGIVGLIISLPIMLFFGIWILIEDGWPVFFKHLRVGKNGRYFQFVKLRSLKQEGFDPSNPNGTIQTRMLKIGKIIRPLRIDELPQFWLVLKGEMSLVGPRPEMVEYHRVYSNRIPYYQYRLRLKPGITGWAQINYQHTTTLEEYKKKTEYDLYYIKNRSTIMDLRIILQTIEAIFWRRGAR; from the coding sequence ATGAAAACAATGCGTTTATTTCTCTTAGATTATGCAATACTGTGGTTTTTAAACTGGCTTTTGACAAAGGCTGTGTTTACCTCTTTGGTCTTTGCCTCGATCAGCTGCACTTCACTTTTTGCCTTCAGAGTCTATGAAACTGAGCACCTTGAAAGCATCAACGAACAAATCGTAAGAACCTTTATCGCCTTGATATTTTCAAACGCCGTGAAATACATTTTCTATCCAGTGTTTAAGAAATCCTTGACATTCGATTATATCTACATTCACATCTTTCTTGGCACAATCTCTGTAGTTTTAGCTAACTGGCTATTCAATTCTGTCTTCAAAACAAGGATAAAACCAAAAAAATACATAGTCATAGGTCGTGAGAAAGAAATAGGTCATATCTTAGATGAAATCACTCGAAAAACACGCGGTGAATACCAGTTTGTTCAATACATCAACCCTTCACCGACAACTCTGAAAGAGAAGATAAAGACGTACGACCATGTGCTTGTTGCAAACTACGAACTGTACAAGCACGTAGATTATCTGCTTGAAAACAGCACGGCTAAAATCGAATACCTTTCAGAACTTGCAGAGAGAGTGTTAAGAAGGATCCCACTTGAAGTGATTGAGAATTTCAAAGAATACTACGAACTTGAGTTCCAAAAGGCAAAAGAATCACCGATGAAAAGAATTATCGACATACTTGGAGGGATAGTGGGGTTGATAATAAGCCTACCAATCATGCTGTTCTTTGGAATTTGGATACTTATTGAAGATGGCTGGCCGGTATTCTTCAAACATCTACGTGTTGGGAAGAATGGGAGGTATTTCCAATTTGTAAAGCTCCGTTCGTTAAAGCAAGAAGGTTTTGACCCGAGCAATCCAAATGGCACGATTCAAACAAGGATGTTAAAAATTGGAAAAATAATAAGACCTCTAAGAATAGACGAGCTACCGCAATTCTGGCTGGTGTTAAAAGGTGAGATGAGCCTGGTTGGGCCAAGGCCAGAGATGGTGGAGTATCATAGGGTATATTCAAATCGGATTCCATATTATCAATACAGACTAAGGCTAAAACCAGGTATAACCGGCTGGGCACAGATAAATTATCAACACACGACAACGCTTGAAGAGTACAAAAAAAAGACGGAGTATGATCTGTACTACATAAAGAACAGAAGCACAATTATGGATTTAAGGATAATTCTTCAAACAATTGAAGCTATATTCTGGAGAAGGGGTGCGAGGTAA
- a CDS encoding glycosyltransferase family 2 protein, with product MFGISVVIPAHNSEKYLGKCIDSVTRNTFQDSEIVVIENGSSDRTLHVAKECLSKMLPAERYKIISIPEGNVSKARNEGIKASNGKYLFFLDSDDYISPETLGSLYKAAEENRADITYCPFDRILQSDTECRKLSYEKLYKSHKAIISGVEFLKDFLKGRKWLCTGNNIIRRDLINNGKIWFPEEFHGGEDQYFYMEILLHAKKVVFSPSGRMFYVQRTSGSLAASDKVLDSLKAYELFTQEVENDKYFLDRRSKDEILNLIRRFKLPYLYVRAFYRLSKIMTYDEMATVMRAKRGTFKKMPLPLPVSSKLWFPTFVGYVMLRYFPKLFYIMSNRL from the coding sequence ATGTTTGGAATAAGTGTAGTTATACCTGCACATAATTCAGAGAAATATTTAGGAAAATGTATAGATTCTGTGACCCGCAACACCTTTCAAGATTCTGAAATTGTCGTTATCGAGAACGGTTCAAGCGATCGGACTTTACATGTGGCAAAGGAATGTCTTTCTAAGATGCTCCCTGCGGAAAGATATAAAATAATATCGATTCCAGAAGGGAATGTATCAAAAGCAAGAAACGAGGGTATAAAAGCTTCTAATGGGAAATATCTCTTCTTTTTAGATTCCGATGACTATATTTCACCCGAAACATTGGGTTCATTGTACAAAGCTGCCGAGGAAAATCGTGCCGATATTACATACTGTCCTTTTGATAGAATCCTACAAAGCGACACAGAATGTAGAAAACTATCGTATGAAAAACTATATAAATCACACAAAGCAATAATATCTGGTGTAGAATTTCTGAAGGATTTTTTAAAAGGAAGGAAATGGTTATGTACAGGCAATAACATTATCAGACGTGATCTTATAAATAATGGAAAAATTTGGTTTCCAGAAGAGTTTCATGGTGGCGAAGATCAATACTTTTATATGGAAATCCTTTTGCACGCAAAGAAAGTTGTTTTTAGTCCCAGCGGTCGAATGTTTTACGTACAGCGTACGAGTGGAAGCTTAGCGGCTTCTGATAAAGTCCTGGATTCTTTGAAAGCTTACGAGCTATTTACCCAAGAGGTCGAAAATGACAAATACTTTTTGGATCGCAGGAGCAAAGATGAGATTTTGAATTTAATCCGTCGTTTCAAGCTACCATATCTCTATGTACGAGCATTTTACAGATTATCTAAGATTATGACATACGATGAGATGGCTACAGTCATGAGAGCAAAAAGAGGAACGTTCAAAAAGATGCCTTTACCCCTTCCGGTGTCGTCCAAGTTGTGGTTTCCAACATTTGTTGGATATGTAATGTTGAGGTATTTTCCAAAGTTATTTTATATTATGTCAAACAGATTATGA